The following coding sequences lie in one Alphaproteobacteria bacterium genomic window:
- a CDS encoding NAD-dependent epimerase/dehydratase family protein, giving the protein MAPAPALDIAAIPSPVLITGGAGFIGRYLAEALARAGKAVTVLDDLSCKNSTFDCPQIRRAQARCVEGSVFDEALMAAEVAAHRTVVHFASVVGVEETISRPFDTIDNLRGTMHLARLLTADHVALFASSADVYALHSHMYDRPMREDDLIVLERPEVNRWVYAHVKALEENLIANAAARSVVIRVFNTYGPMMDYPAAKRVIPHFMANIMAGEPMRLSGDGSQQRSFCYVEDTVGGMMLALAEAAQAAPDAAKPFAACYNLGASQPMSMRALAEYMNAAAVRLGLIEAPLPIEADAFTYSQKFDDSWHRVPDIGRARERLGFAPTTAFDVGMERTLAYYRDLARSQAQAAA; this is encoded by the coding sequence ATGGCCCCCGCACCCGCGCTCGATATCGCCGCGATCCCGTCCCCGGTGCTGATCACCGGCGGCGCCGGCTTCATCGGCCGCTACCTGGCCGAGGCGCTTGCCCGGGCCGGCAAGGCGGTGACCGTGCTCGACGACCTCAGCTGCAAGAACTCCACCTTCGACTGCCCGCAGATCCGCCGCGCCCAGGCCCGCTGCGTCGAGGGCTCGGTGTTCGACGAGGCGCTGATGGCGGCCGAGGTGGCGGCGCACCGCACCGTCGTCCATTTCGCCAGCGTGGTCGGCGTCGAGGAGACCATCAGCCGGCCGTTCGACACCATCGACAACCTGCGCGGCACCATGCACCTGGCGCGGCTGCTGACCGCCGACCACGTCGCGCTGTTCGCCTCGTCGGCCGACGTCTATGCGCTGCATTCGCACATGTACGACCGGCCGATGCGGGAGGACGACCTGATCGTGCTGGAGCGCCCGGAGGTGAACCGCTGGGTCTATGCCCACGTCAAGGCGCTGGAGGAGAACCTGATCGCCAATGCGGCGGCGCGCAGCGTGGTGATCCGCGTGTTCAACACCTACGGCCCGATGATGGACTATCCGGCGGCGAAGCGGGTGATTCCCCACTTCATGGCCAACATCATGGCCGGCGAGCCGATGCGGCTGAGCGGCGACGGCAGCCAGCAGCGCAGCTTCTGCTATGTCGAGGATACGGTCGGCGGGATGATGCTGGCGCTGGCCGAGGCGGCGCAGGCCGCGCCGGATGCGGCGAAGCCGTTCGCCGCCTGCTACAACCTCGGCGCCTCGCAGCCGATGTCGATGCGCGCGCTGGCGGAATACATGAACGCGGCGGCGGTGCGCCTCGGCCTGATCGAGGCGCCGCTGCCGATCGAGGCCGACGCCTTCACCTATTCGCAGAAATTCGACGACAGCTGGCACCGCGTCCCCGACATCGGCCGCGCGCGCGAGCGGCTGGGCTTCGCGCCGACCACCGCGTTCGACGTCGGCATGGAGCGCACGCTGGCCTACTACCGCGACCTGGCCCGCAGCCAGGCGCAGGCGGCGGCCTGA
- the carB gene encoding carbamoyl-phosphate synthase large subunit: protein MPKRTDIQSIMIIGAGPIVIGQACEFDYSGTQACKALREEGYRVILVNSNPATIMTDPELADATYVEPIEPAIVADIIAREKPDALLPTMGGQTALNTALALADDGTLDKYGVQLIGANRDAIAKAEDRQLFREAMDRIGLASPRSRMVASFAEALEAVELTGLPAIIRPSFTLGGMGGGIAYNREEFERIVVAGLRASPVHTVLIEESVLGWKEFEMEVVRDRADNAIIICSIENVDPMGIHTGDSITVAPALTLTDKEYQIMRDASIAVLREIGVETGGSNVQFAVNPKDGRLVVIEMNPRVSRSSALASKATGFPIAKIAAKLAVGYTLDELKNDITRITPASFEPTIDYVVVKVPRFTFEKFRDADATLTTSMKSVGEAMAVGRCFQEALQKALRSLETGLTGLDEIDIAGWPERDAVRAALGKPTPDRIRIVAQAFRIGMSIDEVHQATRYDPWFLEQLRELVRMEDQVRDHGLPADTQALMRLKRAGFSDARLATLAGLDVDAVALRRRDAGLRPVYKRIDTCAAEFPSDTPYMYSTYEGNGLVPAECEAQPTGRRKVIILGGGPNRIGQGIEFDYCCVHAVYALRAAGFETIMVNCNPETVSTDYDTADRLYFEPLTAEDVLEIVAKEREAGELLGIVVQFGGQTPLKLARALEAAGVPILGTTPDMIDLAEDRERFQVLLQKLALRQPANGTATAIEGAVRIAQSIGYPVVIRPSYVLGGRAMEIVYNEEGLRRYMVEAVKVSGDDPVLIDRYLREAIEVDVDALADGTGAVYIAGIMQHVEEAGIHSGDSACSLPPHSLTDAIVDDIGEQAKALARALNVVGLMNVQFAVQGETVYVLEVNPRASRTVPFVAKATGVPIAKIAARLMAGARLADFGLADAPRANGLGTTVKHIAVKESVFPFNRFPGVDTILGPEMKSTGEVMGMAPAFGKAFAKAQIAAGHFLPREGAVFFSVKDGDKPAMIDLAWMLSAAGFRLKASRGTAAYLERAGLQVETVNKVLEGQPHVIDALINGEIQVIFITTEASGQAFNDSRTLRRAALAHDLPYYTTVAGIRAAAQAITALSQGALEVRPLQAYFATSNWMD from the coding sequence ATGCCGAAACGCACCGACATCCAGTCCATCATGATCATCGGCGCCGGGCCGATCGTCATCGGCCAGGCCTGCGAGTTCGACTATTCCGGCACCCAGGCGTGCAAGGCGCTGCGCGAGGAGGGCTACCGCGTCATCCTGGTCAACTCCAACCCGGCCACCATCATGACCGACCCGGAGCTGGCCGACGCCACCTATGTCGAGCCGATCGAGCCGGCGATCGTCGCCGACATCATCGCCCGCGAGAAGCCGGACGCACTGCTGCCGACCATGGGCGGCCAGACCGCGCTGAACACCGCGCTGGCGCTGGCCGACGACGGCACGCTGGACAAATACGGGGTCCAGCTGATCGGCGCCAACCGCGACGCCATCGCCAAGGCCGAGGACCGCCAGCTGTTCCGCGAGGCGATGGACCGGATCGGCCTGGCCAGCCCGCGCAGCCGGATGGTGGCGAGCTTCGCCGAGGCGCTGGAGGCGGTGGAGCTGACCGGCCTGCCGGCGATCATCCGCCCGTCCTTCACCCTGGGCGGCATGGGCGGCGGCATCGCCTACAACCGCGAGGAGTTCGAGCGCATCGTCGTCGCCGGCCTGCGCGCCTCGCCGGTCCACACCGTGCTGATCGAGGAATCGGTGCTGGGCTGGAAGGAGTTCGAGATGGAGGTCGTGCGCGACCGCGCCGACAACGCCATCATCATCTGCTCGATCGAGAATGTGGACCCGATGGGCATCCACACCGGCGACAGCATCACGGTCGCGCCGGCGCTGACGCTGACCGACAAGGAATACCAGATCATGCGCGACGCCTCGATCGCGGTGCTGCGCGAGATCGGGGTGGAGACCGGCGGTTCCAACGTCCAGTTCGCGGTCAACCCGAAGGACGGCCGGCTGGTGGTGATCGAGATGAACCCGCGGGTCAGCCGCTCGTCGGCGCTGGCCTCGAAGGCGACCGGCTTCCCGATCGCCAAGATCGCCGCCAAGCTCGCCGTCGGCTACACGCTGGACGAGCTGAAGAACGACATCACCCGCATCACGCCGGCCTCGTTCGAGCCGACCATCGACTATGTGGTGGTCAAGGTGCCGCGCTTCACCTTCGAGAAGTTCCGCGACGCCGACGCCACGCTGACCACCTCGATGAAGTCGGTCGGCGAGGCGATGGCGGTCGGCCGCTGCTTCCAGGAGGCGCTGCAGAAGGCGCTGCGCAGCCTGGAGACCGGGCTGACCGGCCTCGACGAGATCGACATCGCCGGCTGGCCCGAGCGCGACGCGGTGCGCGCCGCCCTCGGCAAGCCGACGCCCGACCGCATCCGCATCGTCGCCCAGGCCTTCCGCATCGGCATGTCGATCGACGAGGTCCACCAGGCGACCCGCTACGACCCCTGGTTCCTGGAGCAGCTGCGCGAGCTGGTGCGGATGGAGGACCAGGTGCGCGACCACGGCCTGCCGGCCGACACCCAGGCGCTGATGCGGCTGAAGCGGGCCGGTTTCTCCGACGCCCGGCTCGCCACCCTGGCCGGCCTCGACGTCGATGCCGTCGCGCTGCGCCGGCGCGATGCCGGCCTGCGCCCGGTCTACAAGCGCATCGACACCTGCGCGGCCGAGTTCCCGTCCGACACGCCCTACATGTACTCGACCTACGAGGGCAACGGGCTGGTGCCGGCGGAATGCGAGGCGCAGCCGACCGGCCGCCGCAAGGTGATCATCCTCGGCGGCGGACCGAACCGGATCGGCCAGGGCATCGAGTTCGACTATTGCTGCGTCCATGCCGTCTACGCGCTGCGCGCCGCCGGCTTCGAGACCATCATGGTCAACTGCAACCCGGAGACGGTGTCGACCGACTACGACACCGCCGACCGGCTGTATTTCGAGCCGCTGACCGCCGAGGACGTGCTCGAGATCGTCGCCAAGGAACGCGAGGCCGGCGAGCTGCTCGGCATCGTGGTGCAGTTCGGCGGCCAGACGCCGTTGAAGCTGGCCCGGGCGCTGGAGGCGGCCGGCGTGCCGATCCTGGGCACCACGCCGGACATGATCGACCTGGCCGAGGACCGCGAGCGCTTCCAGGTGCTGCTGCAGAAGCTGGCGTTGCGCCAGCCGGCCAACGGCACCGCCACCGCGATCGAGGGCGCCGTGCGCATCGCCCAGTCGATCGGCTATCCGGTGGTGATCCGCCCGTCCTACGTGCTGGGCGGCCGGGCGATGGAGATCGTCTACAACGAGGAAGGGCTGCGCCGCTACATGGTGGAGGCGGTCAAGGTCTCCGGCGACGACCCGGTGCTGATCGACCGCTATCTGCGCGAGGCGATCGAGGTCGACGTCGACGCGCTGGCCGACGGCACCGGCGCCGTCTACATCGCCGGCATCATGCAGCACGTCGAGGAGGCCGGCATCCATTCCGGCGACAGCGCCTGCTCGCTGCCGCCGCATTCGCTGACCGACGCCATCGTCGACGACATCGGCGAGCAGGCCAAGGCCCTGGCCCGGGCGCTGAACGTGGTCGGGCTGATGAACGTGCAGTTCGCGGTGCAGGGCGAGACCGTCTATGTGCTGGAGGTCAACCCGCGCGCCAGCCGCACGGTGCCGTTCGTCGCCAAGGCGACCGGCGTGCCGATCGCCAAGATCGCCGCCCGGCTGATGGCCGGCGCCAGGCTGGCCGACTTCGGCCTCGCCGACGCACCGCGCGCCAACGGGCTCGGCACCACCGTCAAGCACATCGCGGTCAAGGAATCGGTGTTCCCGTTCAACCGCTTCCCCGGCGTCGACACCATCCTGGGGCCGGAGATGAAGTCGACCGGCGAGGTGATGGGCATGGCGCCCGCCTTCGGCAAGGCTTTCGCCAAGGCGCAGATCGCCGCCGGCCACTTCCTGCCGCGCGAGGGCGCGGTGTTCTTCTCGGTCAAGGACGGCGACAAGCCGGCGATGATCGACCTCGCCTGGATGCTGAGCGCGGCCGGCTTCCGGCTCAAGGCGTCGCGCGGCACGGCGGCCTATCTGGAGCGGGCCGGCTTGCAGGTGGAGACCGTGAACAAGGTGCTGGAAGGCCAGCCGCACGTGATCGACGCGCTGATCAACGGCGAGATCCAGGTCATCTTCATCACCACGGAAGCATCGGGCCAGGCGTTCAACGACAGCCGCACGCTGCGCCGCGCCGCGCTGGCCCACGACCTGCCCTACTACACCACCGTCGCCGGCATCCGCGCCGCCGCCCAGGCCATCACCGCGCTGTCGCAGGGTGCGCTTGAAGTTCGGCCGCTGCAGGCTTATTTTGCAACGTCAAACTGGATGGACTGA
- a CDS encoding family 1 encapsulin nanocompartment shell protein: protein MDDLHRSLAPITAAGWDEIDEEAKATLRRTLAARRLVDFAGPLGWSTSAVNLGRTKALRGNPADGVMAAQRVVQPLVEFRVPFELKRSELDALARGAKDPDLDPVRKAALAIAVAEDRSVFHGYADGGIEGIFAAADVGPLTISEDFQKYPVLVAEATGALRDAGVEGPYAIALGPRCYTGLTKTSTPAGYPIIKHVERLLDGPVVWSPGIDGAVVMSLRGGDFELSVGRDLSIGYLDHSGSAVQLYIEESLTFRVLGPEAAVPLAYEDSASSKTRKSKSK, encoded by the coding sequence ATGGACGACCTGCATCGCAGCCTGGCGCCGATCACCGCCGCGGGTTGGGACGAGATCGACGAGGAAGCCAAGGCCACGCTCAGGCGCACCCTGGCCGCCCGCCGCCTGGTCGACTTCGCCGGCCCGCTCGGCTGGTCCACCTCCGCCGTCAACCTCGGCCGCACCAAGGCCCTGCGCGGCAACCCCGCCGACGGGGTGATGGCGGCCCAGCGCGTGGTCCAGCCGCTGGTCGAGTTCCGCGTGCCGTTCGAGCTGAAGCGCAGCGAGCTGGACGCGCTCGCCCGCGGCGCCAAGGACCCCGACCTCGACCCGGTGCGCAAGGCCGCCCTGGCCATCGCGGTGGCCGAGGACCGCAGCGTGTTCCACGGCTATGCCGACGGCGGGATCGAGGGCATCTTCGCCGCCGCCGACGTCGGCCCGCTGACCATCAGCGAGGATTTCCAGAAATATCCCGTGCTGGTCGCCGAGGCGACCGGTGCGCTGCGCGACGCCGGCGTCGAGGGGCCCTATGCCATCGCGCTCGGCCCGCGCTGCTACACCGGCCTGACCAAGACGTCGACGCCGGCCGGCTATCCGATCATCAAGCATGTCGAGCGCCTGCTCGACGGGCCGGTGGTGTGGTCGCCGGGTATCGACGGCGCGGTGGTGATGAGCCTGCGCGGCGGCGACTTCGAGCTCAGCGTCGGCCGCGACCTGTCGATCGGCTATCTCGACCACAGCGGCAGCGCGGTCCAGCTCTACATCGAGGAGAGCCTGACCTTCCGCGTGCTCGGGCCCGAGGCCGCCGTGCCGCTGGCCTATGAGGACAGCGCCTCGTCGAAGACGCGCAAGTCCAAGTCCAAGTAG
- the greA gene encoding transcription elongation factor GreA: MERIPMTQGGYQRLVAELKQLKEIERPAVITAISEARSHGDLSENAEYHAARERQSFIEGRVVELESMIGHAEVIDPTKLSGKTVRFGATVTLVDEETEDESTYQIVGAHESDVKQGLISVTSPLARALIGRGPGDSIEVNTPNGGRTYEILKVEYV; the protein is encoded by the coding sequence ATGGAACGGATTCCGATGACGCAAGGCGGCTACCAGCGCCTTGTCGCCGAACTGAAGCAGCTCAAGGAGATCGAGCGGCCGGCGGTGATTACCGCCATTTCCGAGGCGCGCTCGCACGGCGACCTGTCGGAGAATGCCGAATACCATGCCGCGCGCGAGCGGCAGAGCTTCATCGAGGGCCGGGTCGTCGAGCTGGAGAGCATGATCGGCCACGCCGAGGTGATCGACCCGACCAAGCTGAGCGGCAAGACCGTGCGTTTCGGCGCCACGGTGACCCTGGTCGACGAGGAGACCGAGGACGAATCGACCTACCAGATCGTCGGCGCGCACGAATCCGACGTGAAGCAGGGCCTGATCTCGGTGACCTCGCCGCTGGCGCGGGCGCTGATCGGCCGCGGCCCCGGCGATTCGATCGAGGTCAACACGCCCAACGGCGGCCGCACCTACGAGATCCTCAAGGTCGAATACGTCTGA
- a CDS encoding glycosyltransferase family 2 protein, translating into MRAPRLSIIVLSYNRIEAMRDCLASIRALDYPDVEVVVVDNASTNEAPEMIAREFPEVRLYRAERNLGICEGRNAAVRLTTGEYLWVLDNDITIVDPQAARQLVALLEADPSLGVIGGEAALDARGRVVGTKDLRMTVNGMVRGRMLLDRPAWALARTNMLEGCNMFMRRALFVELGGFDPGCLFHWDDNDFCYRVERRGLKVAVVGRSPVVHHYVGAARKLMPWRNGRSRMYFVLKNYPWWQIAALPLLDLAFLFNPLNPVRFVDKARRLAFGGKSGVVTLDADAEAPRGRPDWAGAARRALAYAETILAGYVYLLPTARAAFAARRSPPDSLAATDMSALHAPAPRPDIDDGAMGWPKVVNG; encoded by the coding sequence ATGCGCGCGCCGCGCCTGTCCATCATCGTGCTGTCCTATAACCGGATCGAGGCGATGCGCGATTGCCTCGCCAGCATCCGCGCGCTCGATTATCCCGACGTCGAGGTGGTGGTGGTCGACAACGCCAGCACCAACGAAGCCCCCGAGATGATCGCCCGCGAATTCCCGGAGGTGCGGCTCTATCGCGCCGAACGCAATCTGGGCATCTGCGAGGGCCGCAACGCGGCCGTGCGGCTGACCACCGGCGAGTATCTGTGGGTGCTGGACAACGACATCACCATCGTCGACCCGCAGGCCGCGCGCCAGCTGGTCGCGCTGCTGGAGGCGGACCCGAGCCTGGGCGTGATCGGCGGCGAGGCGGCGCTGGACGCCCGCGGCCGCGTGGTCGGCACCAAGGACCTGCGCATGACGGTGAACGGCATGGTGCGCGGCCGCATGCTGCTCGACCGGCCGGCCTGGGCGCTCGCGCGCACCAACATGCTCGAAGGCTGCAACATGTTCATGCGCCGGGCGCTGTTCGTCGAACTCGGCGGCTTCGACCCCGGCTGCCTGTTCCACTGGGACGACAACGACTTCTGCTATCGGGTGGAGCGGCGCGGCCTCAAGGTCGCCGTCGTCGGCCGCTCGCCGGTGGTCCACCACTATGTCGGCGCGGCGCGCAAGCTGATGCCGTGGCGCAACGGCCGCAGCCGCATGTACTTCGTGCTGAAGAACTATCCCTGGTGGCAGATCGCCGCGCTGCCGCTGCTCGACCTCGCCTTCCTGTTCAATCCGCTGAACCCGGTGCGCTTCGTCGACAAGGCGCGCCGGCTGGCCTTCGGCGGCAAGAGCGGCGTGGTCACGCTCGACGCCGACGCCGAGGCCCCGCGCGGCCGGCCCGACTGGGCCGGCGCCGCCCGCCGCGCGCTGGCCTATGCCGAGACGATCCTCGCCGGCTATGTCTACCTGCTGCCGACCGCGCGCGCGGCCTTCGCCGCCCGGCGTTCCCCGCCGGACAGCCTGGCCGCCACCGACATGTCCGCGCTGCACGCGCCCGCGCCGCGGCCGGACATCGACGACGGCGCGATGGGCTGGCCCAAGGTCGTCAACGGCTAG